Genomic window (Candidatus Margulisiibacteriota bacterium):
GCTGCTTGATATTGTCGAAATCGGTAAACAGATATTAATCACCAGAGGTGCTTTGACAACTTTTAGTGTAGCGAATGACGTTTCTAAATATTTTGCTATTATTCCGGCAATATTTGCGATAACGTATCCGCAGTTAAATATACTTAATATCATGCGGCTTTCCTCTCCTCAGAGTGCAATCCTTTCCGCGGTTATTTTTAATGCCGTTATTATACCCCTGCTCATACCCATTTCGCTTAAAGGTGTCAAATACAAACATGCGTCTGCTCAAGAATTGTTAATCAGTAATTTGGTTGTTTACGGTTTCGGAGGGCTGCTGCTTCCCTTCATTATAATAAAGATTATAGACATTCTAATTGTTGCGCTTCATTTGGCATAACCCCTGAAGGGGAACAAAGAAGTGACACGTAACAAGTGACAGGGACATAAAAAATTGAGGAGGTTGAGTATGAAGGAATTTGTCAGGGCCATTAAAGTATTTATTGTTTTTTCGTTTTTTTTGGGAATTGTTTACCCTTTGCTAATAACTGCTATCGCGCAGAGAACTATGCCAGTAAAAGCCAATGGAAGCTTAGTTCATGTTAACGGAGTTGTGGCCGGTTCCTCATTGATTGCCCAGGATTTTGGCAAGCCTACTTATTTCCATAGCAGACCGTCAGCGGTGGATTATAATGGTGCCGGTTCAGGAGGAAGCAACCTTGGTCCGTCCAGTAAAAAACTTATGGCTCAAGTTACTCAACGACTTGAACAGGCCAGGAAAGATAACGCGTTACCAAAAAATAATTTGATTCCCGCTGATATGGTATTAACCTCTGCCAGTGGGCTTGACCGCAATATCTCGATTGAAAACGCCATGCTTCAGGCGCCTCGTGTTGCACGTTATAGAAATATTCCCCTAGCCACGATCAAAACTTTAATCTACAAGCATGTTGAACCGGATTTTATTGGAATTTGGGGTCAAAAAGGCGTTAATGTTTTACTTCTCAATCTGGCAATGGATTCTATATAATGAATAGTAGGGTTATTTATGGAAGATTATAAACGAACAGATCCTGACGTAGTGCTCATGCAGATACAAAAGGAAGATGAAGATTTAATTCGTCAGAATAAAGGACGTTTAAAAATATTCCTTGGCTATTGTGCCGGAGTTGGCAAAACCTATCGAATGCTTCAGGACGGGGCACTCAGCAAGAAGAATAGTATTGACGTTGCCATCGGTATTGCCGAAACTCACGGCCGGAAAGAAACCGAGGCATTACTGGCAGGTCTGGAATGTATTCCCAGAAAGAAAATAGCTTATTCAGGGTTGGACTTGGAGGAGGTCGATATCGATCGAATCCTTTCCCGTGCTCCTCAGCTTGTGCTTATGGATGAGCTCGCTCATACAAATGTGCCAGGATCCAGGCATAGTAAACGTTATCAGGATATTGAAGAATTGATTAATGCCGGAATCGATGTGTTTACGACCCTCAATATCCAGCATGTGGAAAGCATTGTCGATATCGTCAGCCAAACATCCGGGATAAAAGTATATGAAACGGTCCCTGATAGTTTTTTAGCATTGGCTGATGAGATTGAATTGGTCGATCTGACTCCGGAAAAGCTGCTTGAGAGGTTGAAAGAAGGCAAAGTCTATATTCCCCAGAAAGCTCAGCTTGCCATGCAGAAATTTTTTCGTATGGGCAACTTGCTGGCATTGCGGGAACTTTCCTTGCGTTATACGGCAAAGCAGGTTGATGAAGACATGCAGTCCTATATGGAGAAAAGTGGAATTATAGGACCATGGCCGGTTGGATCGAAATTACTTGTGAGTATCAGCGGCAGTCCTTCGTCAGAGAGATTGTTGAGGATTACCCACCGAATGGCCTCGGACCTTAACGCCGATTGGTACGCTGTTTATGTTGACTCACCCCAGCAGACGAATTTAGACGATAACTCTCGAAATCAACTGGAAAAAAATATACTGTTGGCAACCGAGCTTTGTGCAAAAGTATTTCCACTGAGCGGCACAATAATTGCTGATGAGATTATTCATTTTGCCCGCCAAAAAAATGTTACGCTTATAATCGCCGGACTTTCTCATCGATCAAGAATTGAGGAGCTGTTCAAAGGCTCAGTTATCAATGAGCTGGTACGTAAAAGCAGCCCGATTAACGTCCTGATCGTTGGAAGTGAGAGCTATAGGAAAACGTTATATGAAAAGTACAAGGCACTCAACAAAAAAGACTATAAATCTTATCTGGCGAGTTGCCTGTCAGTGGCAATTGCCGTAGGAATTAGCTGGCCATTACGACAATGGCTTGACCCTGCTAATATTGGAATGTTACTGCTGTTTCCTGTGATAGCCAGTAGTGTTCTTTGGGGTACCAGAGTCGGACTATTTACCTCAGCCATAGCTATTAGCTTGTATGATTTCTTTTTTATTCCTCCGTTCTTTACTTTTAGTATCGGGGATTATAAATATTTGCCGGGCTTTCTGGTGTTTATCGCCATCGCTTTAATTAACAGCTTTTTAGCGAAGATGTTCCGTTGGCAGTACGAGACTTCTCACAGCCGGGAACGGTTTCTTTCTTCTCTTTATACGTTTAGCAGGGAAATGATGATGTCTAAAAATGTCGAGGATATTCTCAGCCGTTCAGCGACGAATATTTCGGAGGCCTTTAGTAGCGACGCCGTGATATTCGTTCCTGACGCTGACGGTAATCTTACACTCGCTACGCACATTCATACTCGATCAATTATTGATGAAGCCGAAAAGGCTATCGCCGTCTGGGTCTATAAAAACGGTCAGCCGGCTGGAAGAAATACACGTACGTTATCGTCTTCAATGTGGTACTTTTTACCGATGAATGTTAAAGAAAGCACTATAGGTGTCGTCGGTATTCGAAGTACGAATCAAGAGCATTTCCTTACAGCTGACCAGATTCGCTTATTAGAATCTTTTGCTAGCATGGTCGGTCTTGCTCTGGCAAATCATTAGAAGATAGCATTGTTTCAACACAATCCAACATTCGTTATTGCATCAGACTTTTTTACTTTCCCCGCCTTCGTTACCTCATTTATTTGGTATAGAGAAATATGGCGACTTATAGTATCCTACTGCAACGTCAATAATCCAGAAAATATATTTTTATAGATAGCTGTGGGCAAAAGGGGGAATTGCTATGGCACGGGATATATTAGGACAGCGTATCGCGAAGCGCCGTAATGGCGGCGTTCATGTTTTTAAGCAAAAGGATTTCGAGCTCAAGCCGACGAACAGGGTTCTTCTGGTTTTCTGGTGTAAAGGGGATGAGAATGACAGTGACGTTATCCGGTCGGTACTGGAGATGAGCGGCAATCAGGCAGCTGAATATCTTTCTGAGATAATGGACAACTACGAGTCGCGGCATCGAAAGTATCGTGATGTTATCGTTCGGAATTATCAAAAAATCGTGCGTCTTCGAAGTGACGAAAACTTAATTCCTGATTTCCTTGAATACGATAAAAAGCTGCTCATCGGTGCGATGTTTACCAAAGAGATTTCTTTCGAAAACGTTGCGACATTCAACCATTCTATGGTCCCTCATCCTGATCAAAGTTCTCTTCGGGACGGGGAACTCCGGGTAATAGTTAGCCAGCGTTCAATGGGAGAAGGGCAGTTCTCGACAATCAGTTTTGTCCAGGCGATTATCGACAGTGAGTGTCTCATCAGGATGGAGAATAGTACTTTGGAAGAAGAATTCTCTAGCCGGTACGCAACAGTACCTTCACCTTTGATGGTTACTAGAAATGATCTTGTAACAGCGGCAGTCAATCTTGCAGTATATAGTGAGATAAAATATCTTATATCCATAATGCCGGACGAGTTGAAGTGTGATGAACTGGAATTTCATTTTTATAAGCTAGGGATGCAAGTGCAATTAACCCGTTCCCAGAAAGAAGCGCTCGACCTCATCCGGTTATCCCTGGAGGATTCCTACACAACGGAATTCGATTCTGAGACTTCATTGACTGAGCGGGTCTTATTTCCTTCTGCTCCATATGAAGCCGGGGGAATGGAAGATGCTCGCTTTGTCCGTTTCGTTCATGATGAAGGACAGGTTACATATTTTGCTACGTATAATGCTTATGATGGGCGGGATGCGGTCCCGAGTTTGATCGAGACTACGGATTTCGTGAGGTTTACTATAAGCAAGCTTCATGGTCCGGAAATAATGAATAAAGGGTTCGCTCTTTTTCCGGAAAAGATTAATGGCCGGTATGCAATGATCTCTCGAAAAGATGGCCGGAACATTTATATCATGTTCTCTTATGACCTCTACCGCTGGGGAGGATCTGCGCTGTTATTACAACCGCAGTGGCCGGGAATCGTTCATATGGGGAATTGCGGTTCTCCTATCAGGACTGATGACGGATGGCTACTTATTACTCATGACGTTGCCTGGAAGAGAGAATATACTATAAGTGCTGCACTGCTTGACCTCAATGATCCGACGAAGATAATCGGCCGGTTGCCGTGTCCGCTCATAGTCGCTCAGGATGAAGAACGAGAAGGACTTGTCCCTAACGTTGTCTATTCCTGCGGATCGCTCGTGCATAATGGATACTTGTGTATCCCGTATGCCGTATCCGATTCTTTTTCAAGATATGCAAAGGTCAATCTGAGAATGGTCCTCGATACTCTAAAACAGAAAAAATAGCGGCAATAGTCTTTATTACCATTGCCGCCGGAATTGATTTAAATCAGGTTAAATGCGGATAATGTCGAGATTACCTTCATCGGTACCTTCGAGTGTGGTTGCTGTCGAAGGTTCCCGACTTGCTTTCCAGGTACGATCTGCGATAATTGATTTGTTGCCGGACTGTATCGTTCCTTCAATCGAGTTGCCAACAATTTTTCCAACATATGTTAACGGAATTGACTGACCGTTTATTTCCTGTTCAATAGTGAATTGTACTTTGTCTCCAGTTATTTTTGCATCTTTTATCGGTGCGCTTGCTGATTCAGAAATGACGTTTCCATTGATATTTTGAAATTCCTGATCGATTGTTAATGATTGTATGCTTGCGCTTTTTTTATTCGGTTCTGACCAGGACCAGGTACCGGTGGCGTTTGCCGGGACAATCCAGAAATAGATCGTGTGGCTTTTTAATTCTGCTACCTGATCGGCTTTCCATTCGCCCATATCAAAGTCGTGAGATACCACCCGCGTCCCTGGTTTGAGCGTACTGAGTATTTTCGGTCGTAACTTTAAGTTTACGCTCGGAAGAAGGTACATTGTCAGGACAGTTGCTTTGCTGAAATCAGTGAGGAAGAGGTCTTGTTGTAAGAACTCAACTCTGTCTTCGACTTTAGCCAATGCAGCATTCTGATGACATTCTTTGATGCGGTCCGAATCGATATCAACTCCGATACCTTTTGTTCCATACTGCTTTGCGGCTGTTACTACTATCCTGCCGTCACCGCAGCCCAGGTCATAGAGAATATCCGTGCTTCCGATATTGGCTATGTTTAGCATTTTATTAACGACTTCTTCATCTGTCGGTACGTAGGGCACATCGAGTTCTTTTTCTGCTGCTGATAGAATGCTTGGATTTGTATCCACGGTGCTTATTCTGTCGATTGCCCCGCTGCCCTGGATCATTATGATGGTTGCAAATAATAAGACCATTACTGATTTTTTCATTTTTATACCTCCTTTGATGTTTTGCTGCAAAGATATTTTAGAAAAAAAATTGGTAAACCGGTAAGTAGGACGGCTATTCCGATTACTGCGCCTATTCCGGTATAGATGATACTTGAATACATCATATACATACATATCAGGCAGAAAACTGCGGGGAGGATCGGATATAATGGGACTTTAAACGGGCGATTTATGGAGGGCTCTTTTTTTCGTAGGACAAAAATTGATATGCCTGCCAGCAAGAAAAAAAGCCAGAACACCGGAGCGGTATATTCGACCATCATTACAAATCCGTTGCGTGTTCCGGTCCCAATTCCGATGAGCATGATCGAAATGATTCCCTGAACTATTAAGGCGTTTACAGGATTCCCGACTTGTTCTTTCCATTTTCCAAGAAATTCGAACGGTTTGAAATCCCGTCCGAGAGCATAATTCGTTCGGGCTCCTGTGATGATAATCCCATTGATCGTGCTTAAGGCTACAATCGCTACCAAGAGCCCTGTGAGTTTTGCTCCCAAGCCTCCAAATACGTTTTCCATTAAAGAGGTTGCTGCCAGCTCAGATTTCGACATCGCTTGAATGCCTAAGCCTTCAATGAAGGCTATATTAATCATGACATAAACAGCTGTTATTATTGCAATGCTATATATCAGGGTTTTTGCCATAGTCCGCTGCGGATCCCGTACCTCTGAAGAAAGATAAGCAGCTTCGTTCCATCCGCTGTAGGTCAGCAGGACAAAGACCATCGCTTTCCCTATTCCTGAAGCGCTTGATGGTGATATCTGGCTTAGAATTTTGTCTGAAGATGCGAGAAAGAAACCTGAGAATGAGATAAATAAGAGACCGGAAATGGTTGATATAATAAGAATTTTTTGTATCCAGCTTCCTTGGCTCACTCCGGCGATATTTATTGCTGTCAGTATGACAATGGTGCATGCGGCATAATATGAAGAAGAGTAGAGTCCAAGGTTGAGAATATTTGAAGCGTAGTCGCCGATGAGGAATGCCATCATGGCGATTGAGCCGGTCTGAATGACAGCCATTCTGGCCCACGCGAATAAGAATGAGGGTGCTTTGCCGAAGGCTCTGTTCAGGTAAAAATACTCTCCTCCGATATTTGGGTAAGTAGATGTAAGTTCTGCATAACATAATGCTCCGATAAGCGAGATAATCCCGCCCCCCAGCCATACCATAATTATCGTTACCTCGTTCCCGGCACTTGCAGCTACCAGTGACGGAGTTTTGAATATTCCTGCACCGATAACGATCCCCATTACAATTGCGATGCTGTCAAAAACTGATAGGTATCTTTTTGTTTGCGGATTTCCTGGCATAGGACTGCTCCTTTATCAGTTTTTCTCAAAGGACTATATTATTTTTCCGGTTTCTGTGTTGGGGCGATACTACTGCTGCTGGGGTGTTCGGTCAATGCGTTAGGTCCCGGATACTTTTGTCGGGTCAAAGCTCTTCTTGATATCGTAGCCCTAATAGCTAAATTTGTGTGATCCGGGGATTCTGGTAGGGGCGTGCCGCTGGTACGCCTCTCTATGGTTACATCCTTGCGAGCTAGTTGACAATGTGCTTTCCTCGATATAGAGTGCCTGCAAGAATCTTGGAGGGGGGATAACCATGATGCGATGGATAATAGCTTTTATTGTTATAGCTCTTATTGCTATGTTTTTAGGGTTTAGTACGGTTTCTAATTTTGCTTTTGCTTTAGCAAAAATATATTTTGCTATTTTCCTGGTACTTTTTTTTGCGGTTATTTTTCTTGTGTTTTATATTGTTAAGAAAATAAGACATTAGCTTAATTATTACGGTAATTTTATTCTGCGCTGTTCTTTGCAAGAAAGCGCAATTATTTGTAATCAGGCCACTTTAAAGAAATTATCTAAATCGCCTGCGTTTTCTGTCTTATGAGCTTCTTCTTTGATCGCAGTTTTGATAGTACGCAAGACCAGGTTAATGAGCAGTCGCGATTGTTTAATATTTAATCTTAATTGTTTGCTTATATCGAGTATATATTCATTAATTGAAATTGGTTTGATTATATCATTTGGCAGCTTGCCAAGTCTATCAAAGTGAAATTGTTCCGGTAACTTCTCGGTCAACAATCTGGCCTGCTGTTCAGGTATCATATCTACCAGGATTTTTAATGTGAGTTTTATTGCGGCATCTGCTGTTATTTGATCATTAATGAAATCCAATTTTTTTATTTCTTCTATAAATTCCGGATAATCCATAATAACTCCTTCCGTTTGCAAAAAATTAGAATAACCTTCTTTTTTGAAGGGTTTATTCCAACTTACTTTTGGATGTGTATATACGATCTTGAGATGAAGGATTATTCTAGTAAAAAATTAATTCGTTTTATCTTGAGGGTATGGTTGTCCGGATACTTAATGAACTTGTATTAAATAATCTTTCACTTTTTCGGCATTATTTACCATAAATAGCCCCTTGCTTTTCCGGGTTTAGTAGCCTTGTAACTATTATTAATTTGTATTGGTGAGGATACTACTCCTTTGTAGTATCCGAGTCAACGATATATATATGTAGTTGTTGCCTATTTTCTTACTGATCCCGCATCGCCGCCTCAGCACAGCTTTCTCCGAATTATTGGAGCAGCGTGACGAGGCGGACTTACTCACGTGAATGGATTTATTTCGTTAAGCCGCTTCAAGCATTTCTACCCAATCATCCGGCAATTTTTCTTCTATATCGTCTATGGTATCGTCACCGACAGCATCCTTTGCGGCACCAAATACAATGTTCAATAATTGTCGTGACTGTATATTGTTAAATCCGAATTGTTTGCTGAGCTCTGCAACAGTCTCGTCAACAGAGATCGAAAGCTGTATCCCTTTTTGATGGCTTCGTAACTTTTCATAGGTTAACGGGTCCGGTAGTTCCTCCGCTAACTTTTTTGCTTGCGGTTCAGGTATCCTGCTGACTAGAATGCCTAATGATGCCTTAATAGCTGCATCGGCGGTCTCTTGGTCCTTTATAAAATCCAGAGATTCAACTTCCCTGATGAATTCTTGATAGTCCATAATTATTCCTCCTTTTATAATTTAATTGAATTAATATGGCAGGGCGTAAAAAAAAGCTATCTGTTTTTTCCCTGGCTAATGACATTATCTAGTCCTAGAATCTCAAATATCCTATTAATAACCTGATATTTTTTATGGTAGAGATGATTCTTGATGTATTGTATGAAGTTCAACATATACGTCAAGGATGAATATTGTTTTGCAGGTATGGCGGTTGTCGGGGGGTGTAACTCAGTTCAACGCAACTGTAAAATTATTTAGGATTAAATCCGGATGCTTAATCCGAATTTTTGGATTATTCCTAATTCTTGTTCTGAAGTGAGATAATCAAAGCCTAATTCATTGATGATTATTGAAATCCCTAGGTAGCAGTTTTTCTCATAGGCATTATACCCTCCGCGGATTTTAAAAAAGTCGAACGGTTCGTATCCGGCACCTAGATTAATGTAGGTTTTTTTGAAGAGTTGGTGGCTGAGATAGTCTATATTGAATTTTAAAACCGCGAGGTCATAAGAAATCCCGCATCTGTAAATGCCGTATAGTTCTTTTGGTGAAGTGCTAACAACGTCTTGTAATAAGATGCCTAGGGCAAGGGTGCCGGATAATTTAATTTTATAACCGAAATCGCAGGAAAGATACTTTTTTTGACCTATTGTACCAGCAGTCTGCGTGATTCCTTTTGCGGTTATGCCGAGTGCTTGTGTTTCATTATAATTGCAGGAATAACCGAGGTAATATGCTTGATTAACAAATGAAAAATTACCGCTACCGATAGGGTTGCCATAATTGTCAGTATAACTGATGTTTTCAACTCCTGAGCGGTAGTAGGCAATGCCGAAGGAACCGATCCCACGTATATTGCCATTCATTAATAACGAAAAGTCGTTCACTTCAGAAAACAATTTTGAATAGGCAGTGTAGAGTTCCGTCTTGTTTTGGAATGAAAGATTGGCGACATTCCAATAGAGTGCACCGCTGCCTTCCGGGTTTGCCGTATATGCGCCACCATATTGCATCCCTTTGAGGTCAAGCCCGTGGTCAAGGAAAAAAGCAGCATACCCAGTAGTATTTGTTGTGATAATTAAAGCTGCTAATAGTAAATATAATAGTTTTTTATTCATAAACTTTCCTAAAATTCCGGTGGTAAGGGAGGGAGTATCCTTTTTAAATTTATTGTTCCTATATTGTAGTTTGCAGTCGCCTCCGTCACTGATATGGTACGGGTATTTTCCTCGAAATTCGATGTCGTTGCAGTTAGAATATAAGCGCCGGGAAGGACTGTCATCGCGAATTGCCCTGTTGGGCATGTCGATGCTTGATAAGTATTCGTGCCTGCCAGACTTACAATGACTCCTGCATTGTTTGACGCTATCCCTTCGAGCCGGCATATTCCGGACAGATTAATAGTCGAAATGTTTTCTGTAGTATCATTGCTGCTGCCGCATCCGGTGAGGGTAATAATTACGATAGCCATTACGATATTTACGATGACATATGTTAATCTTTTTATTTTTTCCATAATACTATTTTGCCTTTTTTCTTGATGCTACCAGTTCCGTTGGTGCTGTTCAATTCAAGTAAATAAATATATACATCAGATGGCAACATTATTCCATTCTCATCTGTTCCGTCCCAAGTTATTACATTATAATTGATAGTGCCTCCGATTTGTGCTGCGGATATGGTTGTTTTTTTCATTAGTCGTCCGCGATTATTATATATTTTAAAACTCCCATTCGCATTAGAACCTGTTAGTGTATATGCAATTTTCGAGGTTTCGCCGGTATTCGGGTCGAAAGGGTTCGGGTAATTCTTGATGTCTGTTACTGAAAATAAAGAGTTATCTGTCGGTCCCTGGGCCTGGACTCTAAAATAGTTCATTCCCTTATCAATTGTCAAACTCAATGTTTTGGTCTCAATGGGATACGATTTGCCGGATTTCATGTCAAGTAAAACCCAGGTATAGTTAGTAT
Coding sequences:
- a CDS encoding potassium-transporting ATPase subunit C; this encodes MKEFVRAIKVFIVFSFFLGIVYPLLITAIAQRTMPVKANGSLVHVNGVVAGSSLIAQDFGKPTYFHSRPSAVDYNGAGSGGSNLGPSSKKLMAQVTQRLEQARKDNALPKNNLIPADMVLTSASGLDRNISIENAMLQAPRVARYRNIPLATIKTLIYKHVEPDFIGIWGQKGVNVLLLNLAMDSI
- a CDS encoding amino acid permease, translating into MPGNPQTKRYLSVFDSIAIVMGIVIGAGIFKTPSLVAASAGNEVTIIMVWLGGGIISLIGALCYAELTSTYPNIGGEYFYLNRAFGKAPSFLFAWARMAVIQTGSIAMMAFLIGDYASNILNLGLYSSSYYAACTIVILTAINIAGVSQGSWIQKILIISTISGLLFISFSGFFLASSDKILSQISPSSASGIGKAMVFVLLTYSGWNEAAYLSSEVRDPQRTMAKTLIYSIAIITAVYVMINIAFIEGLGIQAMSKSELAATSLMENVFGGLGAKLTGLLVAIVALSTINGIIITGARTNYALGRDFKPFEFLGKWKEQVGNPVNALIVQGIISIMLIGIGTGTRNGFVMMVEYTAPVFWLFFLLAGISIFVLRKKEPSINRPFKVPLYPILPAVFCLICMYMMYSSIIYTGIGAVIGIAVLLTGLPIFFLKYLCSKTSKEV
- a CDS encoding DUF2267 domain-containing protein, yielding MDYQEFIREVESLDFIKDQETADAAIKASLGILVSRIPEPQAKKLAEELPDPLTYEKLRSHQKGIQLSISVDETVAELSKQFGFNNIQSRQLLNIVFGAAKDAVGDDTIDDIEEKLPDDWVEMLEAA
- a CDS encoding SAM-dependent methyltransferase, yielding MKKSVMVLLFATIIMIQGSGAIDRISTVDTNPSILSAAEKELDVPYVPTDEEVVNKMLNIANIGSTDILYDLGCGDGRIVVTAAKQYGTKGIGVDIDSDRIKECHQNAALAKVEDRVEFLQQDLFLTDFSKATVLTMYLLPSVNLKLRPKILSTLKPGTRVVSHDFDMGEWKADQVAELKSHTIYFWIVPANATGTWSWSEPNKKSASIQSLTIDQEFQNINGNVISESASAPIKDAKITGDKVQFTIEQEINGQSIPLTYVGKIVGNSIEGTIQSGNKSIIADRTWKASREPSTATTLEGTDEGNLDIIRI
- a CDS encoding DUF1328 domain-containing protein, coding for MMRWIIAFIVIALIAMFLGFSTVSNFAFALAKIYFAIFLVLFFAVIFLVFYIVKKIRH
- a CDS encoding sensor histidine kinase KdpD encodes the protein MEDYKRTDPDVVLMQIQKEDEDLIRQNKGRLKIFLGYCAGVGKTYRMLQDGALSKKNSIDVAIGIAETHGRKETEALLAGLECIPRKKIAYSGLDLEEVDIDRILSRAPQLVLMDELAHTNVPGSRHSKRYQDIEELINAGIDVFTTLNIQHVESIVDIVSQTSGIKVYETVPDSFLALADEIELVDLTPEKLLERLKEGKVYIPQKAQLAMQKFFRMGNLLALRELSLRYTAKQVDEDMQSYMEKSGIIGPWPVGSKLLVSISGSPSSERLLRITHRMASDLNADWYAVYVDSPQQTNLDDNSRNQLEKNILLATELCAKVFPLSGTIIADEIIHFARQKNVTLIIAGLSHRSRIEELFKGSVINELVRKSSPINVLIVGSESYRKTLYEKYKALNKKDYKSYLASCLSVAIAVGISWPLRQWLDPANIGMLLLFPVIASSVLWGTRVGLFTSAIAISLYDFFFIPPFFTFSIGDYKYLPGFLVFIAIALINSFLAKMFRWQYETSHSRERFLSSLYTFSREMMMSKNVEDILSRSATNISEAFSSDAVIFVPDADGNLTLATHIHTRSIIDEAEKAIAVWVYKNGQPAGRNTRTLSSSMWYFLPMNVKESTIGVVGIRSTNQEHFLTADQIRLLESFASMVGLALANH
- a CDS encoding glycosidase, encoding MARDILGQRIAKRRNGGVHVFKQKDFELKPTNRVLLVFWCKGDENDSDVIRSVLEMSGNQAAEYLSEIMDNYESRHRKYRDVIVRNYQKIVRLRSDENLIPDFLEYDKKLLIGAMFTKEISFENVATFNHSMVPHPDQSSLRDGELRVIVSQRSMGEGQFSTISFVQAIIDSECLIRMENSTLEEEFSSRYATVPSPLMVTRNDLVTAAVNLAVYSEIKYLISIMPDELKCDELEFHFYKLGMQVQLTRSQKEALDLIRLSLEDSYTTEFDSETSLTERVLFPSAPYEAGGMEDARFVRFVHDEGQVTYFATYNAYDGRDAVPSLIETTDFVRFTISKLHGPEIMNKGFALFPEKINGRYAMISRKDGRNIYIMFSYDLYRWGGSALLLQPQWPGIVHMGNCGSPIRTDDGWLLITHDVAWKREYTISAALLDLNDPTKIIGRLPCPLIVAQDEEREGLVPNVVYSCGSLVHNGYLCIPYAVSDSFSRYAKVNLRMVLDTLKQKK